GGTCCTGATTTCATAAGCACGAGACGTTGATGATTCTAAAAACTAAATCCCCACGGTCGAGTTAATCGACCGTGGGAACTCTTTTTAACTTTCTCACAAAGCAAGATGAATAAAACCTATGAAAAGCAAAAAATCACAAAGCGGGAAAATCGGGTGGATTCTCCTGTGGGTCTTAGGAGTTCCTCTTCCCGTTCTCCTCATTCTTTTCCTCTTGCGGGGCTGCACTTAAAATCAACCAATATCAAAATAATCTCTCACCAATAAACTAAGGAATAATATTATGAATGACGGAAATCCAAATCAAATCAAAGAAGCAGGCTCTCTCCTGGTCGAAGCTGTCGTCGATCAAGCGGACTCAACACTCAATGAAGCAAAAAATATGATCACTGACAAAATGAAGTGCATTCAGGAAAAAGCCTGCGAAGCACAAAAATGCACCGAAAACTATGTGAAGGATAATCCATGGAAAACGATTGGACTGGCCATCGGAGTGGGCTATATCCTGCGCTTGATTTGCCAAAGACGTTAATTTTTTTGTTAATTGCAAAGAAATAAAGATTCATCTCATTAGCCCGTCTTCCGAATCAACCAAGTACGCAAAAAGCTTACCCACTTCCACACAGGAGTGGGTAGGCTACTCCTTAGATATTTTTAAAACGCGCCTCGACCTTCTGTCCACGGGGATCGAGGGAGAAATACCTCAATTTAACCCGGACAGAAGCCTTCTACTATGATCGAATATCATGTTCCCACGACAAATAATGAGACACCACTCGATCCGACAGAGGAGGGCTACCATACAAGCTCTGCAGCCCCTGAGGGCAGTGACCGTCTGGCCGAGATGTTTAAGAAAGTCAGGGAAGAGATGATGATCTCCCAGACTAAGCTTCAGCAGTCTCATAACACCTTGATATTTAATATCCTGTGCACGACAGCTATCGCCGGACTTGTGATTTTTGTCTACTTTAAAAAATTCCGCTAATAACCTTGGGCAGGTGCTTACTTTTTCCGAACACCCCCCGGCCTTGTTGATTTACCCACTCATCCCGATAGTCCCCGACCATTTAAAACCCTTGTCCAAGGATACACTGGGTCAAGGTCGCGATGTCGTCCCCTCCTGTCCTATCGCGAGAGGTCTTTGTGTATGGGCCACACCCGCGACTCCATCGCATCGCACCCCTTTGCTTCAGAAGCCCGATTCCGGAAAGCTGATCAGTGCCGTTTTAAAAACCTCGACTCCGGGGTTAATCCATCATATTGGCTCTCATAAACTCGAAATGCCCAATCTTAAGATCCCCGTTTTCCTTAACCAGGACAATCTTGAAATTGTAGTATAACGCAAAGTCCGTACTCTTTTTAGATAATATGTACATGCCCATACCGGGCACACGGGCATAGACAATCATGTCTGTGCTTCATTTTTAGTCACGATACATCATCGGGGGGAGAAAAAACCTATCCGCCCTCTTTTTAATGGCGAGGGCTAGTTGAATCATTACAATTGCCGCCGGAAGATACCGGCCATCTCATCGAGGATTTTCCCGATGGGAGAACGGTCTTTAAACTCCGCCCGGGTCATTAAACGGGACTTGGCTCTGTCCTCTTTAAAGACTTTGACTTGCTCGGCCGCAAAGGTGGCGTCATAGACATTTAGATTTGCCTCGTCATTGAGACGAAAGGAGCGGTCATCAAAATTTGTGGAACCCACTGACACCCATAGATCGTCCACGATCAAAACTTTGCAGTGATACATCGTCGGTTGATACTCGTAGATTTTCACCCCCGCATCGAGTAATTTGCCCCAGAGTGAGCGGCTGGCACCCTGCACGATTTTGATATCCATCTCTGGCCCGGGCACAATAATCTCCACCTCGACACCTCTTTTGCGGGCGGCGATCAGGGAATCAATCGCGAGGTCGTCCGGGACGAAATAGGCGGCCTGCAACCGGATGGATTTTGTCGCTGAAGAGATGGAGAGTAGATACATCAAACGCACACTTTCACTGCCTTCCCCTTGCGAACTCTTAAAAACTTGCGCTAGGGAATCGCCGACGGGCTCGATCTCCGGAAAATATCGATTCCCAAAAAGGACTTGAGCTCGCGTTTTTATCCAATTATCTATGAAAGCGGCCTGCATCTGGGCGACGGCAGGGCCTTCGATCCGGTAGTGTGAATCGCGCCAATGATCTTTGGACTGAGCCTGTCCTTTCCACTGATCCGCGATGCCCACCCCGCCGGTGAATCCGATCCGGCCATCGACCACGAGCAATTTGCGGTGCGTCCGGTTATTCAGTCGCGATAAATTATACCAATGCAAGGGACGATAAAGCTCCACTTCTGCGCCGGCTTGTTTTAATTCCTTCAGATATTTCCCCTCGATCCTAGAGCCCGCCCAGTCCAGCATGACATGGACTTTCACCCCCGCTCGCGCCCTTTCACTCAAGG
Above is a window of Verrucomicrobiota bacterium DNA encoding:
- the cls gene encoding cardiolipin synthase — protein: MKLKGKIKFCALILIIVSITVFLTTFFLNFWMGQRQIRYKLEHRFSIDDPQFLRGMGKLLGPGILPGNRVSSLQNGDEIFPAMLEAIRNAKESITFETYIYWSGEVGQEFADALSERARAGVKVHVMLDWAGSRIEGKYLKELKQAGAEVELYRPLHWYNLSRLNNRTHRKLLVVDGRIGFTGGVGIADQWKGQAQSKDHWRDSHYRIEGPAVAQMQAAFIDNWIKTRAQVLFGNRYFPEIEPVGDSLAQVFKSSQGEGSESVRLMYLLSISSATKSIRLQAAYFVPDDLAIDSLIAARKRGVEVEIIVPGPEMDIKIVQGASRSLWGKLLDAGVKIYEYQPTMYHCKVLIVDDLWVSVGSTNFDDRSFRLNDEANLNVYDATFAAEQVKVFKEDRAKSRLMTRAEFKDRSPIGKILDEMAGIFRRQL